Within Parabacteroides pacaensis, the genomic segment GTTCCATTTGTTATTATGTACGTTATCCGATACGGAGGTAGGCTGTTCGGCTCCCCCGAAGAAAAGTATTTCCGCAGGGTTCGTAGGATTACGTGCAACCGAATACGTGGGTACCCATTTACGCAGGCTGGTTCCTTTCGTATATACATCGCTGTAAGAAACCGTTGCGCTTAATACCAGACCTTTCGTGAGGTAATCCAGCGTATGTTCTAATTTAGCTGTCGTATTCAGATTCGATGTTTTATTTTGAAGTACTTCCCTGGTAAGCAGGTAAGTTAAGGCGGAATACCCGGAAGCACCTTTGCCCGACAAAGGATTACTATATTGGGAAAACGAAGAAACCAGCTTCCCGTCTAGCATGCCAGGCCCTGCATACGGAGGGTTTGCCAGGATGGTGACCAGCATTTCTTTATGCCGGCTATAAGAATCGGTACTTCCCTCCGGTCCCAAAATGCCTTGTTTATCTTCAAACTGTCCGCCGAAATCGACCGAGAACCGTAGGTTTTTAACCACATCGATATCTACATTTGAACGAACATTATACCGGTTATACGAAGAGTTTACGTCTGCATCCTGATAATCTGCCTCCTTAAAAATGCCTAACTGGGAAAAAGCCCCTAACGATACAAAATATTTTACCCGGTCGCTCCCTCCGGAGATATTAATATTATATTGTTGTTGAGGAGACAGATTGCCGAATTGTTCATCATAATAATCGTGACTGCCGTAATATAATGCCGGGCTTTCCAACAAAGCATTTTTCTGCTCCGCCGACAATGCCATTGCCTCTATTTCCCGAGGGGTATAATCCCGGTTATTTTTAAATTTCCACAATTCGTCGTCGGTAAACAAATACGAATAATTTCCCGGTTCCATATCGTTATGAATCGCTTCATTCCGGAATACGGCATAGTCGTATGAATTCAACATTTTAAGTTTTGAAGTAAGTTGAGTTACTCCGTAGCGATAAGAAAGACTGATTTTAGGAACGCCCGGATTTCCCCGTTTAGTGGAAACAATAATTACCCCGTTGGCTCCTTTCACTCCATAAACAGCAGTAGACGAAGCATCTTTCAATACGGAAATACCGGATATTTCATTGGGATCCAATGCATTCATCGTTGCAATAGTGGATTGGACTCCATCGATTACAATGAGGGGATCTTTCCCTCCGTCATTTAAAGTTGCGACTCCCCGGATCCGGATAGTAGAAGCGTTATCCCCGGCTTCACCGCTCAATTGATTGGCCACAATTCCCGGTACGCGTCCTACCAATGCATTGGAAATATTGGCAGAAGTAGTGGCGATCAACTCTTTATTGTCGACCGTAGCAATGGAGCCTATCAAAGTTTCTTTTTTCTGGGAACTGTATCCTACTACTACCACCTCACTTAGTAATTCCGTATCTTCTTCCATCAATATGCGGACAAATGTTTGCTTTTTCACCGGATATTCCAGCGATTTATAACCGATGTAGGAGATCAACAAGATCGCATTTTCCGGTATTTTTAAAGTGAAATTACCGTCTGCGTCCGTAGCAGTTCCTCTATTTTCATATCCTTTGATACGAATAGTTGCCCCGGGAATGCCTTCCCCGCTTTTATCGGTTACTTTTCCGGAAATAGTAAGTTCCGTTTGTTTTACTTCTTTCTTGCCGGACAGAGGCTTCATTTCTGTCCTTACCTGGTAAATTACGATTTGCTTTTCTAACTTTCGGTAGGTAAGATGTGTGTGTTCCAAGATCTTTATTAATGCCTCATCAATAGAAACAGAATTTATTTCTATATCGATTTTCTTACCTGGCTCGGCTCCTACATTATCTGCCAATGCAAACACATAATCACTTCTTTTTTCAATTTCATTAAAGGCTTGCAGGATAGAAATATCTTTTAGAGCCAATGTCAATTTAATTTCCTGGGGCTCCTCTTCCTTAGCAGAAATAGCGGATGCAGCACAGAGCAAGCTAGCCCAAACGAACAGCATTCTGACTGCTAATTTATGCTTATAAAGGACTTTAATTTTGTTGTTATCATTTTTTTCCATATACTTGTCAAGTTATTTACGACCGTGTCAGGTCACCCGGGCCGAGAAGTATTACGAGTACTTCCCGGCTTTTTATACATTCATATCTTCTGTAATGATGATAAAACCTTCCCCGGAGCCCATTCGTCCACTCCTGTCATCCCGCGCTTGATGCGGGATCTCCTACCTCTAAAGCCAGCTGGTGCCGAGGGGAGATGGCGGAACAAGTCCGCCATGACAAGGTTTGGCAAAAGTTTGCTCTTTAGTTATTTAGTCATCGGTAGTACCCAAGCTGGAGAACTTTTCATGGATAAAAGCCGGCTCTAAGATCCAAGATTCTTCACTTCCGGGTTTCAGAATGACAGATAGGTGACTTTTACAACCTTTTTGGTAAAATTATTTTCGTTTCCAATCAGATAATTTACTTCTTCATTTACATTCTTTCTCTCTTTCCATAGGCATTAATTTTTAGGATTAACAGTAATAATAATTGTTTGATTTTCTTTTCTGTATTCGGTAGATGATAAGATAGACAGAGTAGTCAATACCGTATCGAGATTATCGGATAAATATATTTTTCCCGAACATTTTCTTTTTTGTAAGACTGCTTTGTCTCCAAAATCAAAAGACAGATTGTAATATCGCCTGATGCGGTCCAATATATCCAGGATACTAGCTTCATCAAACTCCAGATAACCGTCTTTCCAACAAATATAAGACGATACCTCTACTTGGGTTTTTATCATCCGGTTGTTGCGGTACACAATCCGGTCGTTCTCTTTCATTTGTATTTCCGGTTCCGTAGCAGAGCGGATCCCTACGTGTCCTTGCACTAATACACAGGAAGGCTCCGGATCGTCTTGGTAAGCGGAAACATTAAACCGGGTACCATATACTTGTACATCGAATCCGGAGGTATGTACAATAAAGGGTTTGCTTTTATCTTCGGCTACTTCCGCATACATTTCGCCGGAAAGACGGATCTCCCGTACGGAGCCTGGGAAATGAGTCGGGAACTCCAGTACCGAACCGGAATTTAACCAGATTCGTGTTCCGTCTGCCAGTTCTATTTTGGAACGTTTCCCGTAAGGAACTACCAATTTATTGAGTATTTCCTTCTTTATCTTTATTTTTTCTTCCTTATTGTTTGCCCTTACGATTTTGGCAGACCCGTCTTCCCCTACTTTTACCTGGATATCTTCTTTAAATGAAGCGGCAGACGTTCCGCTAATCAAACATATATCCTGTGCTTGTAAAGCCTGTCCTACAATGAAAGCAGGTTTTTCATTTTCCGTCCGATCTCTATTTTCCGTAGGCCGGAACCAATGGAAAGTTATTCCTAATAGTACTAATATACAAGCCGCTACACCGGAATAAATCCAGCGACGCATTTTACGCACGTACTTGATTGCATAAACGGAAGTGCGGATGCGTTGTTGCAACACGGCTTTTTCTTCTGATGTAAGGCTGCCTGCATTTAACCGTACCTGGCTCCAATGCTCAACGGCAAGTTTAAAATGGTCTCGATATTCGGGATGTCGATTTAAAAAAACCTCCCAACGTTTTTCCAACTCAACGTCTTTTGTCAAGCACCACCGGATAAAATCTGTATCCTGAAGGAAATCCGTATATTTTTTAAACTTACTTGTTTCTTCCATGAGGAGTTTTCGTTTTAAAAAATCTCTTTATAGAGCTTTTCTTAAAAGACGAAACAAGGTTTGTTTTCTGCCCTTCTTCCGGCAGGAAAATAAAAAAGAGGAGAATAATTAACTTACATTAATAGATAAAAGAAGGTAGAAAAGTATCAAAGTATGGTTGTTTTTCAACTTGTTAAGGATACGATAAACCATTTTATGACAAGCCGGAACGCTTAAATTCATAATCTCGGCAATTTCTTCATAAGTACATTCCTGTATATAACGTAGATAAATAATTTCGCGCTGGCGTTCTGTCAGTACACTTAATACTTCCTCTATTTTCCGGCTAATATGTTGTTGTTCTTCTTTTGCGATCAGCTCGTCTTCAATGGTAATATGGATTTTATAAGGCAATTCTTCTATGGAATTTTCCGGGACAATTTCTATAAAATCCTTTTTAAGTTTATAGATATCGATTAAACGGTTCCGTAAAATACGAAGTAAATAGAATTTAGGATTCCGAATATTTTCCAGTTTGTATTCGTTCAGGCAAAGTTTACAAAAAATGTCGTGTATGGCATCCATAGCCGTTTGCTTATCAAAACCGAAACCGAGGGCATATCTATATAAATCGTCTACATAATCTTTGTAAAGATTATCTATCATTATTTCCTTTTGATTCTTGTTTTCCACTCGTTCCTTATCAGTTAACATCGTTTTCTTTGCCATAGTTTGCAGCAAATGTACAACTTTAATCTAATTAATAAAACAATAGGGAAACTCTTCATTTCATAGTTAGGTTAGTATCCGGTGGAACTTTTCTTCATTAGATAATCAGTATTATTGTATTGATATTTATAATTAGGTGAGTATATTTTCAAACAGGATAAAAGAACTAAAAATAACTTTGCTGAGTTTTGTCAATACATTGGGAAAAAATAATTTGACAAAGTAACTAACCACAGTATCAAGGTTACAATCACAAACAATTTAATTCCAATCTTTCCTTTATAGAGAAGTATTGATGTAATTATTCCAATAATTCCAAGCAAAGCATTTCCCAATAATATCCAATTCGGATACATAAGCAAGAACAATGTGCTCGTAAAATTGTAAGCATAGAACAAATATAGAGGTTTCAAAACAAACAGAACATTTATGCATATAGCTGCTAATCCGAGTATTTTATTTATTTTACACTCTTTCATAATCTGCCCATTCTTTTTTATCGTGTTTAATTTCTGGTGTTGTATTCATATTGTTCCTAGACTTTCCCATCTTTATGACATTCCTGATGTAACGTAAAAGCCGGGCTTTGTCCTGTTAATCCGGAAGGAAAACGTAGCTAATGGATACTATATAAGTGATTTACAAGTGGATTCTTTGTTCCGCCATGAGAATCATACCCTTGAATATTGCTTAATATTACAACAGACAAATACAACATAAGGAAGATACCTTTTCATAGGCATATATATTAAGAATTTAAGATGTCTCAAGGATAAGAAAAAAGAATGAGAATCAGTCCTGTAGGAATATGTTATTAAGGAAGCTCTCGCTCGAACCGGCGAGAGACTTAATCCTAAACCGGCATGAATCTCAATTCAAAACGGATGGAAAAAAAGCTGCCTCCATACGATTCTGACAGATATGAAGGTACAGCTACTGGAAAATCCTCTATTTATTAGAGGAATTATATTTATCAAGCAAAATATTTTCTATGGTTTCCAATCTTTTCCCCAGAACTCGTATTTCTTCCTCGTTTGTATGGACTTTCTTTTCTGCTTCAGTTGCCTTTTCTTCCGCCCTTTTCACCAGGTCTTTATAAAGAGTAGCATATTGGTCAAATAGTTTCATTAAATCCTGGACAGGATTATAAGTATTGTGCACATATTGATCATTTCCTATAAGATTGCTTTCATTATCAAACTTATTATCATGAATATCATACACACAAGGCTCGTCCTCCTCCATATCTCTTAAAACAGCAACCGGTACTTTAAATCCGTTTGCAAACTTTTCCAATATATCGGCAGGAATTTCCCGTTCTCCTTCCCACTTGGAAACCGATTGCTGGGAAGTTTTTGATTGTCTGCCTAATTCTTCCTGGCTCCAACCGTAAAGCCTTCTCATTCTTTTTACATTATTTCCGTGATCTACGTTCCTTTTAGAAACTTTTTTTTCTTCTACCCATTCATTTTCCATATCTATCCTTTTTTTTTCACAAATATAGAAATAAATGAGAAGATGCAATTCTTATTTACTTATAAATAACTATCCTGTAACTATCCGGAAGGTGGTGTTAAAGTTTTTAAATAGGTAAAGGTAGTAGTTACTACTATTGTTTATAATGAACTGGCCCACTTTATTTGCATTCTAAATTAGTAATTCGGATGAAAAAAAATGCGTTATAATTGGATTGAAATAAAGGATGTAGCAGCAAAATATAATGTAACAGAAGAACGTCTTACCAAATGGGCAGAGCAAGGAAAACTCATTTCTATTAAAAAAAAAAGACTTTATGGTTCAGGGAAGATAATATCAAGGATTTGCTAGATATGATCGTCTTGACAGAAGCAGCACGGCAAGAATTGGCAGCCTATTTGGAAAGAACGGATGAAACCTTGTTTATTGTCAAGTCGCTCGAAAAAATAAATCCGTTATACCGCTATATTATCGATCTCATGTCCGGTATGATTACCAACCCGGAAAAAAAGAGAATTTTCCTGCATATATCTACAGGGAAACCTATTGCCGAGCTTACGAAGAAGCAAACAATTACTTACGGGCATGCTTGCCGGATTTATGAAAATTGTATAGACGAATTACGATGGAAATATCATTATTTGCAGGAAAAGGTAAAAGATATAGATTCTCTTATCATTAACCATAAAAAATATCAGTCGGATCGAGCCCAATTTCTCCATGAATTAACCAGTTTAAAAGAATTCATAGCTTCTTTATTAGTAAAAAAAAGCAGAACTTCTAATCCTAAAAAGAAAGAAACACAACCTATTATTCCGGAAACGGTAATACGGACATTTTCCCGTAAAATAACCGATCTTAATATAAACACCCGGACAATAAATATTTTTATAGCAAGCGACATCTTAACTATAGGTGAGCTTTTACATTATATGCAAAATAACCCGAAAAGACTTCTTAAATTAAAAGGCATGGGAAAACTCTCATATAATGACATAACTTCTTCCCTACAGGAAATCGGAGTGTTAGACCAGAATTTGGATAGCCCGTTATTCAAATATCTATAATAAGGAATCGTTCATCAATTTTTTTGGTATCTGAACAGGAAAATAGCTAATTAAAAAATTTATTATTTATCCTTCACTCCCTTATCATTAACTAATTAAGAAGCAGTACTTAAAAGAAAATTTTTTCTATATATATTTGCATTTTCTACTAAATTAAGGAATTATGATCAGAGAAGTTAAACTTCAAGATGCAAAAGCCATTACGGAAATTTACAATGAATATGTGATGCATACCGTTGCTACATTTGAAACAGAACCTTTACAAGAAGACGTTATGCGTTCCCGTATCGCTGAAATTTCTGCCCATTTTCCTTATTTTGTATATGAAATAAATACGGAAGTGGTAGGATATTGTTATGCACATACTTGGAAAGAAAAAGACGCTTATAAATATACCCTGGAAACCACTGTGTATTTGTCACCTGCACATATAGGAAAAGGGATAGGAAAATTACTGATGCAAAAATTAGTTGGAGAATGCCGTCGGCAAGGTTATCATGCGTTGATAGCTTGTATTACCGCCGGTAATGAAGCGAGTAACTCTTTACACAGAGGGCTCGGATTTAAACAAGTGTCTCATTTTGAAAAAGTAGGACTGAAATTCGGTCATTGGCTAGATGTGATAGATTATGAACTGGTACTGAACTGATTAAGAACACTCCGAAAGTATCCTTTTCTATGCAATATATTGAGAAACAGCTTGGAGAAAGGAAAAGTAAGGAACATGTATGTCTTTCACCAAATTGATTTAAGAGAAACATCCAAAAGATTTAATCGCCCACCAGCCGATACGCGATCGTCCACCCTAGGGTACGCGATCGTCCACCGGCCGGTACGCGATCGTCCACGCACCGGTGGACGATTAGATATTCAGGATGTTTCAACTAAAATATCCGCATGAAACACATAAAGTATCATGGACGATACCCCACCGGATTATTCATCATCGGATATTGAGTAGGTTTGAGGCGGAGCAATTCGCGGAGCTTTTCGATATCCATAGAAGCGCGGGGAACCGTAGCGAATCCTACCGAAGCACAAAATAAATTGACATTCTGAGAAACAATTCCCACGTCGTAAGCCCCCATGCGAATGCGCACCTCATCATTTCCATAGGGAAACCGGGAAATGTCCGACACAAAAATAAGGAAGACCGGAGCACTTACCATAAATTCCTGCTGGTCGGCTACCCAAATGCGTAAATCGCCTTCGGTCACCGGTTCCAATTGCATCTCTACAGGATTGTACAGGTAAGTTCCGTGAGGCAAAGTAACGTAAATATCTACGTCCTGTGAATTTAGAGCAGAGGGTGCGGTACGGTGCCCTGTATCCGGACGGTTCAATCCGTTGGCAGCCCACAATAGATCTGACAAATCCTGAATGGATAATTCTTTATCGGCAAAAATCCGTTCCGAGGCACGTACTGACAAGGTAGACATCAGGGAACTTCCCCTTTCTTTATCCGGCGCATTCAATTTAATAAGCTCCATACTCAAATGATATTAATAGTTTATATTTCTTCACCACAAACATACCTATTTATTGTCAAAAACAGTTCAGACAAGCCGCTGTAAAATTTGCTCTCGGTATCATTTTAAATTCCCATTTCTTTAAAAAGGAAAACAAATCGATGATAACAAGCATCTTCTTCGGAGCCCATTTGCTAACCTTTGTTATCTAAGGTATTCTGTGGATTTATTGGGAAAAATGGGGAATGAGTACCCAAACAATCAACAAGGATTTTATATGGGAAATATTCATTCCTTAGATGTTTCACAAGATAATTTCTCCTGAAAATATCCTTTTTGTTGATCCTTTCGCATATATTTACAGNTATTGGGAAAAATGGGGAATGAGTACCCAAACAATCAACAAGGATTTTATATGGGAAATATTCATTCCTTAGATGTTTCACAAGA encodes:
- a CDS encoding GNAT family N-acetyltransferase; this translates as MIREVKLQDAKAITEIYNEYVMHTVATFETEPLQEDVMRSRIAEISAHFPYFVYEINTEVVGYCYAHTWKEKDAYKYTLETTVYLSPAHIGKGIGKLLMQKLVGECRRQGYHALIACITAGNEASNSLHRGLGFKQVSHFEKVGLKFGHWLDVIDYELVLN
- a CDS encoding DNA-directed RNA polymerase subunit alpha C-terminal domain-containing protein — protein: MIVLTEAARQELAAYLERTDETLFIVKSLEKINPLYRYIIDLMSGMITNPEKKRIFLHISTGKPIAELTKKQTITYGHACRIYENCIDELRWKYHYLQEKVKDIDSLIINHKKYQSDRAQFLHELTSLKEFIASLLVKKSRTSNPKKKETQPIIPETVIRTFSRKITDLNINTRTINIFIASDILTIGELLHYMQNNPKRLLKLKGMGKLSYNDITSSLQEIGVLDQNLDSPLFKYL
- a CDS encoding RNA polymerase sigma factor, which translates into the protein MLTDKERVENKNQKEIMIDNLYKDYVDDLYRYALGFGFDKQTAMDAIHDIFCKLCLNEYKLENIRNPKFYLLRILRNRLIDIYKLKKDFIEIVPENSIEELPYKIHITIEDELIAKEEQQHISRKIEEVLSVLTERQREIIYLRYIQECTYEEIAEIMNLSVPACHKMVYRILNKLKNNHTLILFYLLLSINVS
- a CDS encoding SagB/ThcOx family dehydrogenase, which encodes MELIKLNAPDKERGSSLMSTLSVRASERIFADKELSIQDLSDLLWAANGLNRPDTGHRTAPSALNSQDVDIYVTLPHGTYLYNPVEMQLEPVTEGDLRIWVADQQEFMVSAPVFLIFVSDISRFPYGNDEVRIRMGAYDVGIVSQNVNLFCASVGFATVPRASMDIEKLRELLRLKPTQYPMMNNPVGYRP
- a CDS encoding FecR family protein; translated protein: MEETSKFKKYTDFLQDTDFIRWCLTKDVELEKRWEVFLNRHPEYRDHFKLAVEHWSQVRLNAGSLTSEEKAVLQQRIRTSVYAIKYVRKMRRWIYSGVAACILVLLGITFHWFRPTENRDRTENEKPAFIVGQALQAQDICLISGTSAASFKEDIQVKVGEDGSAKIVRANNKEEKIKIKKEILNKLVVPYGKRSKIELADGTRIWLNSGSVLEFPTHFPGSVREIRLSGEMYAEVAEDKSKPFIVHTSGFDVQVYGTRFNVSAYQDDPEPSCVLVQGHVGIRSATEPEIQMKENDRIVYRNNRMIKTQVEVSSYICWKDGYLEFDEASILDILDRIRRYYNLSFDFGDKAVLQKRKCSGKIYLSDNLDTVLTTLSILSSTEYRKENQTIIITVNPKN
- a CDS encoding helix-turn-helix domain-containing protein, with the protein product MENEWVEEKKVSKRNVDHGNNVKRMRRLYGWSQEELGRQSKTSQQSVSKWEGEREIPADILEKFANGFKVPVAVLRDMEEDEPCVYDIHDNKFDNESNLIGNDQYVHNTYNPVQDLMKLFDQYATLYKDLVKRAEEKATEAEKKVHTNEEEIRVLGKRLETIENILLDKYNSSNK
- a CDS encoding SusC/RagA family TonB-linked outer membrane protein — encoded protein: MEKNDNNKIKVLYKHKLAVRMLFVWASLLCAASAISAKEEEPQEIKLTLALKDISILQAFNEIEKRSDYVFALADNVGAEPGKKIDIEINSVSIDEALIKILEHTHLTYRKLEKQIVIYQVRTEMKPLSGKKEVKQTELTISGKVTDKSGEGIPGATIRIKGYENRGTATDADGNFTLKIPENAILLISYIGYKSLEYPVKKQTFVRILMEEDTELLSEVVVVGYSSQKKETLIGSIATVDNKELIATTSANISNALVGRVPGIVANQLSGEAGDNASTIRIRGVATLNDGGKDPLIVIDGVQSTIATMNALDPNEISGISVLKDASSTAVYGVKGANGVIIVSTKRGNPGVPKISLSYRYGVTQLTSKLKMLNSYDYAVFRNEAIHNDMEPGNYSYLFTDDELWKFKNNRDYTPREIEAMALSAEQKNALLESPALYYGSHDYYDEQFGNLSPQQQYNINISGGSDRVKYFVSLGAFSQLGIFKEADYQDADVNSSYNRYNVRSNVDIDVVKNLRFSVDFGGQFEDKQGILGPEGSTDSYSRHKEMLVTILANPPYAGPGMLDGKLVSSFSQYSNPLSGKGASGYSALTYLLTREVLQNKTSNLNTTAKLEHTLDYLTKGLVLSATVSYSDVYTKGTSLRKWVPTYSVARNPTNPAEILFFGGAEQPTSVSDNVHNNKWNRLYLEAKLSYEEGFGKHAVSGLLLYNIQTTKYPGLQYQVPSNLIGTAGRFTYRYDERYLAEFNMGYNGSENFPDGKRFGFFPAYSVGWIVSNEKFFRLNKWISWLKLRGSYGEVGNDQIGGRRFLYLPSTWQNGGEYLLGGYYFGNTNGSSKDPYYAGASESVVGNPDVTWERARKWNVGLDLYMFDNRFTLVADYFREKRDNILWNLGTIPSIVAATLAPANIGKVSNRGYELSLGWKDKIRDFNYGIGFNVSYAENKIEYMDEPAYPYEWMNTTGFSLGQYKGFRTDGFYNNQQEASNRPYVDLDGNHVRAGDIRYIDIDGDGVINAQDKTPIGYANLPKYAFSSAIDLEYKGFSVSVLFTGSYKGSLPMTSFYILNPFYMVNGNALQFQYDGRWTPEKAEQGITPSFPRASVRTFDSQNGAMNELWLKSTQFFRLKNVEVGYNFTRLGKLQRIGLSGIRVFVNGNNLCTWGSKLIDGYDPEQLDSGGASDGYLYPPIRTYNFGVNVQF